From the Hordeum vulgare subsp. vulgare chromosome 1H, MorexV3_pseudomolecules_assembly, whole genome shotgun sequence genome, the window TGCCTTCAGACTTGCAATGATTCCCAAATTGCTTAGAACAGAATTCCATACCATTATCAGTGCGAAGTATTTTTACCTTCTTTTCAGTTTGTCTCTCAATCATAATCTTCCATTCCTTGAAAGCTGAGAAAGCTTGCCATTTATGCTTCAAGAAATAAGGCCAAACCtttctcgaataatcatcaataatagtcAACATGTAACGAGCACCACCTAATGACCTTTTGCGAGATGGTCCCCATAAATCAGAATGCACATAATCAAGAATACCTTCAGTTGTATGAGTCGAAGTGTTGAACTTCACCCTCTTGTGCTTGCCGAAGATACAATGCTTACAAAATTTCAATTTACCAGTTTGGTATCCTTTAAGAAGACCTCTCTTATTTAACTCTGCCAAACCAAGTTCACTCATATGTCCAAGACGCATATGCCAAAGGTTAGAAGCATCACAATCAGAATTCTTTGAAATAACCGGAGTAGCATTACCTGAAACGGTAGAACCTCGAAGGTAATAAAGACCATTGGTCGAACTTAAGTCACCTTTCATCACAATGAGAGAACCTTTGGTGACCTTCAAAACACTATCTCCACCTGAATACTTGTATCCCTTTGCATCAAGGGCACTCACAGAGATaagatttctcttcatcttcggaatataccgaacatctgtcaaagttctgattgtatcatcaaacatcttgattcgaatggaacctatgccttcaatcttgcatggtgaattatcaaaacccaaaacggaaccagcagcagtagtagaatcaaaagtggtaaaccaatctctatgcgggcacatatgaaaagtacacgcagtgtcaagtacccactcatcattggtctcagcacatccagcaataacaacaagagcatcatcgaaACTTTCATCACGAGCAACATTAGCAGAACTTTCACCTTGTTTGTTACCTTTCGGTTTATACGTACCATTCCTCTTTTCCTTGTTGtgcaacttgaaacattctgAGATGTCATGCCCGTCTCTCTTGCAATACCTGCAAGATTGCTTCTTGTCTCTGGATTGCGACCGGCCCCTCTGGCCGTTCTTACTTTTGCCATGGTTTTcattatgtgagttcttctcctttgtcctgccacgaacagataatccctcggcttgggatgaacttgaaccatcatgagacatcattaatttcatcttctccttagagtTTAAAGCTTCATAAACTTCATTAAGCGTGAGAGTATCACGACTCTATAATATGGTGTCTCGAAAATTGGTATAAGAACTTGGCAGCGAACAAAGTAACATTAAAGCAGTATCTTCTTCATCATACGTAACCTCCATTGCAGCTAGATCGGATATGATCTCTTTAAATTCTGAAATATGATTCAAAACGTTACCTCCCTCGGGTAACCTGTGCATGAATAATTTTTGCTTCAAATGCATCTTGCTGGTCAGATCCTTAGTGATGCAAATCCCTTCCAGCTTTAACCATAGAGCGGCGGCAGTTTTCTCGGTCAAAACTTCCTGTAAAATATTATtatgcaaatggagttgaatttgtGACAAAGCCTTACGATCCCTTCTTTTCTCCTCAGCAGTCCAATCCTCAATTCTATTCTTTCCAAAACTATCCAGTGCATCATCATAGTCGGCATGTGCCAACAACGCCCGTATCTTGACTTGCCATAGGGTAAACCTTGTGTCACGGTCCAGCAACGGAAGATCATACTTCATGGATGCCATGAGTAGATAAATATGTGTACACAAAGTAGTGCAAGCCGGTAGAAAAAATTCTTGACAGAATTAATATGCGGAGCAAAGAAACTAGAAACAATAGCACCTGATAGCTTCGATTGTGGATGTAGCAATTAATGAGAAAACAAATTGATATAGTCCTCAACTAGTACTAGCAGGTCACGTGAAGTAGTACTAGTAGCTTTCTGTTGATGGATTTTGTCCCTGGGAAGTAGCACCAGCAGCGACAGCCTCGCTTCTTGGCAGCAGCAACTTGGCGATGGGTGACAGCGGCGGTCTCGACGGATTAGAGGAACAGAGGCGGATCAGACAGGATTTGTAGGGCGGCGTAGCAGGATTAAATCCCTGTCGAACTCAGCCTCGACTTCTTGATCTGGCTTCGGATGGCCAGGTCGCGTCGGTTGCGGCAGGATGCCGAACCCTAGTCTCGATCTCGTATACGGTAGAACCTcaactctgataccacttgttagataaaACGATATCAACGAGACACGAAAGACACGGATTTTTACGTGAAAACCCTTGCGGAAGAAAACCATGGACGCACGAAAGCGTAATCACTATGAGGGTGGAGTATTATAAGCACGAGACGACAGACCGTCTTTAGatgcgactacatggagtatatatgagggacaatacatgagagtccttggaggacaaataaacgagttgtactcgtacgcgtcggtaccaacaCAAAAGACCACACCGTTTATACTACGTCTAGTTCAATACGGTAGAATCTGGATCACAATTTAACACTCATCTTGCACACAAGAATGATAACGAGCCCCTGATCAATGGATCCGTTTAATTGGGATATGTGTTATTTTATCCCATTCTGGCCCATCCTTGAGTTGCAGCTGGTTCAACAGCACTGGCTTGCACCCAATCAGATCAAGAACTTGCAGTGAAGACGGGAAGCCCCTTGGCAGCGACTCCAGCCCCGTGCAGCACATTATGTTCAATTTTCTCAGCGAACTAAGGCTGCTGAAGTTGGCAGGGAAAGATTCTAAGGTGAGCTTGGAGCAATTGTCGATCGACATGCTTTCCAGTGCTGCGAAACTCCGCAAGGAATGCAGAGAGGACAATTTGGAGCACTGTCGAATGTGCAATGTCGTCAATCCACTCGAACTCTCAACATGTGGAAGAAATGTTATGTTGCTGCAGTTGTCTATCTCCAGAGAGGTGAGTGATCGTAAACCTCGCAAACAAGTACCCAGCTGCTCATCTGTTATGTCTAGATGAGATATATGCAGCTTCTTCAGTGAGGTAAGTGCCTGAAGATCCTCAAAATTTACACCTTGGCAGCGCCGCAGAGTCAAAACTGCAACTGCTTCCACCTGTAGGGGGTGCAGCAAGCCTATTGTAAGGATGGTGGTAGAACATGTCTCCAGTGCAACGCTGCAAGCTCTCGATGACGATGAGAACGTTAGCTTCATGTGTGAAACAAACCCTGTGTTTCGGACAGTGACCTTCCTGATAGACTGAGAGAAAGGAGGCACTTTAACCAATTTGGGACAGTTCAAAAGATTCAGCTTACGGAGCCTGGGGAAAACATTGGTCACGCTCTCTTCTTTGGTCCACTCAACCCATTGTGGCATATCATCAAATTCAAGATCTACCAGACATGGAAATGCAATCAACTTGGTTCCATAGAACTCACTGCCAATCTTTCTCAGTGAGCACATCTCTTTCAAATGCAAAACCTTCAGGCAGGGAAGCTGCCCAAGAGGAGGCAGGAGCTCCCACTTCCTACAGTTGGTCAAATACAAAGATTTAAGTAGGCACAGTGTATTTCCCTCCTTCAAGCTCATGTCCAACCAACACGGTGAAGTATCACCATGATATCTTCTGATACGGACCTCTTCAACATGAGGGTGCGGTTCAAGgccttctaacacttgagcatcgACAAAAGGGACACTCTTACCAGTGGAATTCCATTCTAGTTCCAGCACCTTAATACCCTGTTTCTTTCTCAGGCCAGCTTTGCTGGCCTCTTGTTTACTGGATACAACATCAAGGTTCTTGATATGGAGCTTTCTGCAGAGACCATTCATATCAGACAAATCTTCTAACGTGTGACCTTTTTCCCTTTTAACATGGAACTCAATTGATCCCTGGAGACGAGTCAGTTCCCCAATACCCGCAACTTTCGATGTACTTGCCCTGTCCATATCCAAATGGCGCAAATATTTCAAGTTCCGCATATCTTCCGGAAACTTCTCGAGGTGGGACCTCTTAGGTATACTAAGGGTCTGAAGAAGGAACAGTTTGGTCACTGACTGCGGAAGCCTTGTAATTGTCTTGCAAAGAGCAAGGTACCTCAGGTGCATCAGTTGACCAATTTTATCTGACAAATCAACCATATCACAGCCATCCAAACCAAGCACACGGACACCCTTCAATTCTTTGAGGATATCATCTGGCAATTGACTGAGAGAAGATGAGGAATGCTTTAGAATTATGAATGTGCGCAATCTTTTGAGCTCGCACCGGCCTTTGAGCCGCGTGACAGCATCAACAGTAACAGATAAGTGCCGAACTGTACGAGGTATCTGCTTCTCCTCAACACTCTCAACTCTTGCACACTCAACTCGTGAGACACTCTCTGCCAGGTCATGCATCAGGTCATGAATGTAATAGTAATTCTGATGATGGCCCTCCTTGCGCTCGTGGAAGAAGGACCCCTCCACAAGTTGATCAAAGTACTCCTTGCCTACATCCTCCAGTTTCTTCCCTTCAGCTGGCCGGATGAAATCCAGGGCCATCCAAATCTTAACCAACTTGTCACGCTTAAACCGCCAGTTCTTGGGAAATATGCTGCAGATTGCAAAGCACGGCTGCAGGTGCTCCTGCAGGTTCCGGTAGCACAGCCCCAGCGTTGCGGTTACATTGGCATAGCTTTCCATCTCTGAGATCTTGTTCCAGTAACTGCTACTCCGGGAACCCTTGAGCATCCCGCCGACGACCTTGGCAGCCAATGGCAACCCCTTGAGCTTGTGAACAAGCCGCTGTCCAATTGCCTGCAAGACCGAATCCTTGTCAGCGCTGTCATTGCTGAAAGCAATCCTCGTGAACAGCGACCAAATATCGTCAAATGCCAATCCGTCCAACGTGACCTTCTTTCTGGCATTCAGCAAGGTTGCTACAATCTTTTTCCGGGTGGTGACCATGATCTTACTACCGGGCTTGCCACATCTAAGAGGAGCCAGCACCTCACTCCACTTATCCTCGTCCATGCCCCCTTTGTTCCAGACATTGTCGAGAACCAGCAGGAACCTCTTGGATGATACAGCATCCTTAAGCTGCCTCTGGAGCCAGTCGAAATTGTTCATGCCGTCAGGAAATCCAACCCCAGCAGACTGCAGGATTTGCTTCACTAGCCCGACCTTGTGGTAAGCGGCAGCAGGACACACCCACATCACCAAATCGAACGTCGCCTTCACCGAGTCGTCGTGGAGCAGGACGCGCGCCAGCGCGGTCTTCCCCATCCCGCCGAGCCCTATGATAGCTGCGACGGGgatggcggcggcgcgcggatctGCGCGGTGGGGCGGGCTGGCGGTGGTCAGCCAAGAGACCATGTCCTTCCGCTCCGCGTCGCGCCCTAACACCTCGTTGTCCCCCAGCAGCGAGCATGTGTCCGGGCCGTCCCAGGTGGGTGGGTGGCCGCTCAACTCGCCGGACCACGACGCCTCCAGCCCTGCCGCCTGCATCAGCCGGACAGAGCTGTCCTTGATGTCGTCCAGCTTCTTGATGACGCCCTTGAGCCTGTTTAGCGACTCGTCGGTGCCGACGAGCTGCTTGCCGATCTTGACAAGGGGGGAGCGCGGGGGGCCGAGCGACCGGTATTCGAACTCGTCGACGACCTCGTCGGCCTCGTAGACGGCGTCCTTGAGCTGCAGCAGCCACCGGTCGAggtcaccgccgccgccgccgcccctcgcgcCGCGGCTCCGCTCGACGGCGCCCGCCACGGCGCGGAGCTCCGTGAGGGCCCCGTCGAGCTGCTGGAGCGCATCGGGGACGCCGCCGTTAAGCCACCTGATGCGGTCGGCGGCGCAGGACTTGGCCTTGTCGACGACGATCCGTATTACCGGGCACACCAGCCAGCCGGCCACCGCCTCGGCCATCTCTCCGGGCCGGTCGTCGGGAGCCGAGGCTCGGTGCGTGGAGGGGATTAGGAGGAGTTGACGAGAGGAGGGGTCAGCGGCTGGGTGGAGCCTCCTCTGCGCCGTTCGAGGGGTTTTGGATCGTCAGGCCGTGGAAATTTCGGCCGCCTCGCCATGTGGTTTTCGGGGCTCCTTCTCGCATTGGCGACGCCGACGCCCGACGGGCTCGAAATTTCGCTGGGTCGCGTCGCCTCCGCGTGGGTGAGGGTGGAGTGGTGGACGGAGGGGGCTACAGGAGTCATTCGCCGAGCAATGCTACACTTACGTACGAGTCTACTAAGTCTTACGTTCTTACGTGATTGTGTAGTTGTCAAATTGGGACCGAGAGTTAGTTAGTTTGGAAACTTACATAACATGTTCGTAACTTTTAGTAGATGTAGGATTTTCGGTCATTCGCCTCTCGAATCTACAGATTTCCTACCTGGGCAATACTTTTTCTTTAAGTTCCAGCAATTGCTGGCAATTTCATTGGTAGCAGAAAGAAAATGGAGAATACAAAATGAGGTGATGATCCTAAGATCCGGGTTTAGCTGATCATAGTTTGGTCAGACCCTCTCCaaatataatactccctccgtctcaaaataaatatCGTAAAATTTGTattagattagtataaattttatactagatcaacgatatttattttaaaacagagggagtacaaggTAGATATCTCACGATGATTTTTTTAAAGTGGCTCTTTATGCATCTGGCTCACGCACTCCATTGGTCCATGCAGTTTGTGATTCTGCTTATGATGTCTCTCacacttgatgattttttgtTGAAGGTGCACTGGTTGGGTTCTTGTCCGATTGCACAAAGTGCGAACAGTCTCATTGTGTTGGTTTCCTTCTTCCATCTCAGGGCCGCCGCCACTTGCGAATTCAGCACGATGGTTGTAGCCGTTTGATGCTGCCATTCTTCTCTAGGTTTTAGTGTGGCGCATTCCTCCCACTACCCGATTGTGTTCCAAACCTCTAGAGATTTTGGGCAGGTCCAGAAcaggtgtttgcttgattccaaattaCAAACGCATAGCTGATAAAAGTACTCATTGGGTCATCCGCGTCTCTGCAATATATCGTTGCACCACAACTTGTTCTGTAGCATCAGTCATGTCAGTATTTTCATTGGTCCCGGTGTCCAGACATTCTAGATAAGTGACGGACGAATGGTGAGGATGGACGGACGGGACTACGAGAGTCATTCGCCACTTGAATCTATCTATTTTCTAGGTAGGTGACAGGTAATGGCCCCTAGGTATACCAAAGCAGAGAAAATCTGACTCTAAGACATTTGGGGGTCGGCTCGCCTCGTGGCCCGGGGCGACAGGAGGCCCGTGTGATCATCGTGTTGTTGTTCGACTGGCGACAGCCGGCCTGTCCGACTGGCCTCAACGGCAGTCGGACGGTCAGCACCCGTCCCATCAACCCGTACCGGCGTACGACGACAAGACCAGACCCACGATGCGGGGGCACGTGTGGCTACAAGGCGCGTTGACAGGTCCGACGAGGCTACATGGCGTCATGATGCGAGTAGGGCGaggctattggaaatatgccctagagacaataataaattagttatcattCTATTTCCTTGTTtgcgataatcgtttattatccatgctataattgtattgattgaaaattcaaatacttgtgtgggtatatagacaacacactctccctagtgaacctctaaggactagctcgttgatcaaagatggtcaaggtttgctgaccatagacatgagttgtcatttgataatgagataacatcattaggagaatgatgtgatggacaagacccaaactatgaatgtagcatgtgatcgtgtcagtttattgctactgttttctgcatgtcaagtatttgtttctatgaccatgagatcatgcaactcccgagcaTCGAAGGAATGTCTTGTgtctatcaaacatcacaacataactgggtgactataaagatgctctacaggtatctccgaaggtgtctgttgggttgacgtgaatcgagaatgggatttgtcactccgtacgacggaggggtatctctagggcccactcggtaatacaacatcacaatgaacttgcaagcaatgtgactaaagagttggtcacgggatcttgtattacagaacgagtaaagagacttgccggtaacaagattgaactaggtatggagataccgacgatctaatatcgagcaagtaacataccgatagacaaagggaacaacatacgtgattaagtgaatccttgacatagaggttcaaccgataaagatcttcgtagaatatgtaggatccaatatgggcatccaggtcccgctataggttcttgatcggagagtgtctcaggccatgcctacatagttctcgaacccgcggggtttgcacacttaaggttcgatgacgtttcggtatagttgagttatgtatgttggtgaccgaaggttgttcgaagtcccggatgagatcctagacgtcacgaggagttctggaatggtccgaagatgaagattgatatataggaaagaggtatacGGGTTCCACAAAGGTTTCGGGCACTATTGTTaaagtacggggagtgacgaatgggttctggggattCACCGGgatgggccacccacccggggggCACATAGGCTTAAGAGGTGGCGCAcgaacccctggtgggctgggcggccagccctatgggcctatgcgcctaaagtgaggaggtggagaggagtccgaataggagaaggactcctcctagcACCGTCGACCCTAGTTTGGTCATGGCACGCGGCTCGGCCCCAATTTGGTCATGGAGCGTGGTCCTACCCCAATTAGGTCatggcgccaccccttccccctcctatatatagtggagtggaGAGaggtagctgatacgtctccatcgtatctacttttccaaactcttttgcccttgttttggactctaatttgcatgatttgaatggaactaacctggactgacgctgttttcagcagaattgccatggtgttgtttttgtgcagaaatgaaagttctcggaacgtcctgaaaatttacggagaatatttatggaaaatatgaaaaatacctgcgcaaagatccacgggaggggatgggccagtgggccacaagccctgtagccgacgcccccttggtggcggctaccaagcttgtggggcccacgtggctttgccgcccccaaactcagctctataaattcactttcgccccgaaaaaatcaagagagaagatttcatcgcgtttgcgatacggaggcgccgccacatcctgttcttcatctggagggcacatctggagtccgttttgggctccggagaggggaaatcgtcgccattgtcatcatcaaccttcttccctctccaattccatgaagctcttcattgttcgtgagtaatctattcgtaggctcgctgggcggtgatgagtaggatgagatctatcatgtaatcgagttagttttgacggggattgatccctagtatccactatgttgtgagattgatgttgctactactttgccatgcttaatgcttgtcactaaggcccgagtgccatgatttcagatctaaaattattatgttgtcaccaatatatgtgtggtttagatccgatcttgcaagttgtagttacctactatgtgttatgacccggcaaccccggagtgacaataaccggaaccactcccagtgatgaccatagtttgaggagttcatgtgttcaccaagtgctaatgcgttggtccggttctttattaaaaggagaaccttaatatcccgtagtttccttttggaccctgctgccacgggagggatggacaatagatgtcatgcaagttcttttccctgagcaggtatgacgacacatgaaatgcatgcctacatcacattgacgaacgggagctagccacatatctctccgtgttataactgttgcatcatgaatgtcatccaaacaaatcaccgacccattgcctacgagtttgtcccactgatgttgttacttgttttgttctgttgttgttactactgttgctgctactgttacttgctttgctctgttgctacttgctactgctgttacttgctactgttgctacttgctactgctgtcactactgttgttccttgccaccgctgttactcgttacactgctgctacctgctacaatactttttcgctcgccgttgccgggaaagaatatttcccgtccacgggcaacttctggcgccattgatacaaccgttaggaatagtctgccgtcaacagatcgtttatggcaccgttgctatcatactactttgctactgatactttgcttgcagatactaatctttcaggtgcggttgaatccgacacattcagctgataatacttgagagtatcctttcacctcctgtcgggcgaaccaacaaatttgggttgaatactctaccctcaaaaactgctgcgaacccacgcgttggtgggccattgcaagacaattgctaattgttgagcaactgggagcagttctggctccgttgccgtggaggcatcaagtgaggaacacgtcaacaacattattctagtgtcgttgccggggactgctagcagcattttttctggcgtcgttgccggggaagggattgctatattctctgagtcacttgggatttatatt encodes:
- the LOC123442957 gene encoding putative disease resistance protein RGA4; this translates as MAEAVAGWLVCPVIRIVVDKAKSCAADRIRWLNGGVPDALQQLDGALTELRAVAGAVERSRGARGGGGGGDLDRWLLQLKDAVYEADEVVDEFEYRSLGPPRSPLVKIGKQLVGTDESLNRLKGVIKKLDDIKDSSVRLMQAAGLEASWSGELSGHPPTWDGPDTCSLLGDNEVLGRDAERKDMVSWLTTASPPHRADPRAAAIPVAAIIGLGGMGKTALARVLLHDDSVKATFDLVMWVCPAAAYHKVGLVKQILQSAGVGFPDGMNNFDWLQRQLKDAVSSKRFLLVLDNVWNKGGMDEDKWSEVLAPLRCGKPGSKIMVTTRKKIVATLLNARKKVTLDGLAFDDIWSLFTRIAFSNDSADKDSVLQAIGQRLVHKLKGLPLAAKVVGGMLKGSRSSSYWNKISEMESYANVTATLGLCYRNLQEHLQPCFAICSIFPKNWRFKRDKLVKIWMALDFIRPAEGKKLEDVGKEYFDQLVEGSFFHERKEGHHQNYYYIHDLMHDLAESVSRVECARVESVEEKQIPRTVRHLSVTVDAVTRLKGRCELKRLRTFIILKHSSSSLSQLPDDILKELKGVRVLGLDGCDMVDLSDKIGQLMHLRYLALCKTITRLPQSVTKLFLLQTLSIPKRSHLEKFPEDMRNLKYLRHLDMDRASTSKVAGIGELTRLQGSIEFHVKREKGHTLEDLSDMNGLCRKLHIKNLDVVSSKQEASKAGLRKKQGIKVLELEWNSTGKSVPFVDAQVLEGLEPHPHVEEVRIRRYHGDTSPCWLDMSLKEGNTLCLLKSLYLTNCRKWELLPPLGQLPCLKVLHLKEMCSLRKIGSEFYGTKLIAFPCLVDLEFDDMPQWVEWTKEESVTNVFPRLRKLNLLNCPKLVKVPPFSQSIRKVTVRNTGFVSHMKLTFSSSSRACSVALETCSTTILTIGLLHPLQVEAVAVLTLRRCQGVNFEDLQALTSLKKLHISHLDITDEQLGTCLRGLRSLTSLEIDNCSNITFLPHVESSSGLTTLHIRQCSKLSSLHSLRSFAALESMSIDNCSKLTLESFPANFSSLSSLRKLNIMCCTGLESLPRGFPSSLQVLDLIGCKPVLLNQLQLKDGPEWDKITHIPIKRIH